The genomic interval GTTGTTGGCGGTGTCGGACTGCAAATCCACGGCTCGAATGTGGCGCAATGTAGGGGGTGTTTCGAATGGAGATGGCGCAAGCGCGCTGTCCTCAATATGAGCATAAGGAGAATGAGAGAGATATTCGGTCACCGAGTCACTCTGCGCCCGCATCATTCCGCTGCCCGTGTTTCGCGGAGGGGGAATCGCCGATGCCATCATGAGAGACGAGTGAACTGAAAAGTCTTGTCGTTGGGCAATCAAACGTGGTTGCAAGCTTATAGTAGTAGAGGGAGTCGGCAATGCAATGTTTTGGGTCAATGAGCTCGTCAAATCTGGAGGTGTGGCCGAAGAAGTCTCGGGTTGACGCGACAGTAGCAAACTCGTTTTTCGAACTCGTGCACTACCAGGTGAATATGACTTTTCCGCACCCCGACGAATTGTCTCGTCCAAATTGTTCGACGACAGGCTGGACTTGTGACGTGACTTTTCCGATGGTAGCTTCGGTCCAAAGTTAGCATTGACAGCTGTTGCAGGAGCATTAGAAGTCGGAGCGTATACTCCTCGATCCGTTCCACGACGTAAAGTCCCATCCAAGTCGTTTGTGGACCGGGCTCTCTGACGTTGTCCTGAATTGGCTGCAACGGAGGTCTCCTTGGAGTGATGATTGCGAAAGACACCTCCAAAGAAGGAACCGCCACGGACAGAACCTTCACCATTATCTTCCACCAATTTTGGAGTCTTTCGGTTAGAAGACGAGTTGCCGGCGTTGCTTGCAATCGCTTTACGTGCCAATGAAACATTCGTAGACGGAGAAATGGACTTTTTGATAAGCAGTTCACCTGCCCGCGTCGTTATTGTTCCCGCGTGTATTGCCGGTAGGCTAGGAGGTGGTGCATGTTCCTTTTTTCGAGACAAAAAATTCCGATAGTGTCGTTCCCATAGTTTTTTGGGTGGTGTACCCGGCGACCGCGATATGTTCACCGTTGGcgcatcgtcttcatctACTACCAAATCTTCGTGAATGCGGGGTAGTAGTTCCTCCGGTGGAGACGCTCGCATTGCGATGCTGCTGGATTTGGTGTCGGAGTTTGAAGGCGTTCCAACATTGACTGAAGGAGAGCGCGTGTGCTGAGCATCTGACTTGGTACCGTTGCTGTTTCCCCAGGATCGCACGCGGATCAAACTTCGGGAAGGCTGTCGCAGCACACTCGTATCGCTGATGGTGTGTGTGGTTCTGCCTAAAGCATCTTCACCCGATGAAGATGAGCTGGGTTCCTGTGGGAGAGCAGCCGCAGAGGCTTGTCGAAGGTTTGATCGACTAGCCTTTTCATCCGTACTGCTGCTCATGATATATGGCAAAGAGCCCCAGCAAGATGGTTTAGTTCTCTCGCAAAGATGCGACTTTTATCTTGTGATTAAAAGCCTGCTATATTCCTTTATCAGTCAACTCCAGAGAACTGGTGTAACTTCAAAGTAGCGGCGTATCCAGCAATCTTCCGGGGTATTTAATGCTAAAAAATACTAGATTAGTCTCACTTTCTCGATCCTGGTCCGTTCGGGGTTCTACTTCCGATCGTCGTCACAGAGGTTTCACAATCAACGAGAGGAAGAAAGTTAGCACCGACAAATCCAGCTGCTTCTAGCGCTACCCCAGCATATGATAACGCAAATAATATACAAGCGAAAATGCCGATTTGTTTTTGGATCCGTAGCGTGTCTCTGGGTGCGCACCGAACAATAAACCGTTGTCGAGACACTGCGGCCATTTAGTGACGGTCCTGTATGTGGTGCGTCCTGATTTTCCGACGGAAGAGTTTTCTCGTTTCGCTTCCATTAGTTGAGTGAGTGTCGTCACGTCTGGCTGGACCTGTGTTTGACTGACTCGTGTTTTGGTTCCGAAAGGGTCCAGGATATTCGGAATCCCAGCCATTCTTCCGAGACCACGGGCGGAAGTAGGTTTTTTAGTTGTGTCAGATCAGTGTCGAGATGGCGTATTTATTAACATTTTGAGTCTCGATAAGACATGGTAATTCCTGGCATTTCGCCGACTGCGACAATGATGACTCCCACACTACAACCGGTCGCCAACAATGACCTTCTCTCTAGTGTTAGCCTGTGCTGACAATTGGTAGTcgtcattcacagtcattccTCTGTTGACAACAAACATTTAGTAGCGCAAGAGCAGAAGTCGTGTTGAATTTATTACTGGTCCTCTCAGCAACCGACTCTATGTGGTATACATCAGTGAATCTTTTAGGAATCTCGATTAACTGTACAAGTTTTGATTGGTCGATACACCAGAGCTGACACGCTGAACGAACTGTTGTGGAGTGACCATGGACAGAAATCTAATTATGGAACAGACCACGTAAAAATGCTAGCCCACATATCGAACGTCCTTTGTAATCAAGGGTCTACACGAAACAAATCTTCATCTCGCGCATATGCCTGGCGTTTGCTTTGTAACTCGCTTAACTCCTTTTTACTGTGGGCTTTGGTTGGTGCCAAACGTTACAAAGCTCTTGCGCCACCATGCCTTCGcccgtcgacgaagaaacggcGCTTTTTATCCAAAGATCGGGGTCTTGTGACAACGGGTCGTACGGTGGTACCTCTTCCACGATGGCGGAAAGTCGTCACGGAGCTACTGTTTTGACCGCATCGATGAATGATCCCCATCGCTCCCATACTCATTCCGGTACGTACCTTATACCGACATTTACATTGACTGTGTTGGCGATCTGTCCGAGGCTCACTATTTTTCTTTCGTGCTTGTCACTGCCTGTTCCATAGTTAAAAGCATTGGCTATCTGGGATCCTTGGCGATTGCCGTCAACAGTCTCGCCGGTCCGGCTGTCCTCCAGCTTCCTTTTCAGTACCAACGCTCAGGGTTAATCCCTACAACGATCTGTCTCGTTTTCGTATCGATTCTATCCTACTTTGTAAGCCTCCATATGGCAAACGTGGTTTCCCAGGTTCCAGGAAATCACAAGTTTAAGCACTGCATCGAATTTTCCGATCCATTTTCTATCTTTTGGGGTCCCCGCGCTTTCCAAATTACGCAAGTACTTTTCTTTCTGTGCACGACCTGTCTCAACGTTGCCGCTATTGTTGATACGGCTGAAGTCGTTGATTCCTTTCTGGGATTGCGGTTCGAGTCCGTCGGCTTCAATGCACAGACATTGACTTTGCAAACATGGTCGCATGGACCATGTTCCCGGAAAGAGGTTAAGCTAGGATTATGTGACCCTTTCGGAGATGCCGATGTGTACGGTGACTACCTCTTGACTCTTGGTTACCTACTGACGGCACTGGTCTTCGTCCCGGTCTGTCTAATGGATTTGAAAGAAAACACATCCTGGCAAATCTTTGGGTTTGCAGTTTTGACAGCAACGTCCATTTACTTTTGTGCCACTTTTTCCACCTACGAGTTGTCTCTCAAACACGTTTCGTTGTGGGGATCTTCCTGGAAAGGCATGCTGGGAGTCATTCTGTTCAATTTCGCACTCGTCCTGGCCATTCCAGCCTGGTTGCACGAGAAAAAGGAGACCGTTAATGTCAACCAGGTTATTCAACATTCCACTGCCATGTCAACGGGCTTGTATATTTGCGTCGGCATTCTGGGAGCCTTTGCGATTCCGAAGGTGAACGTGAATATGCTTAGTCCGATGGTTTCAGGCGCTTTCGGTTCCGGCATTCAAATCGCCGGCTCGGTTTTTGCGTTCTTCATTATCGGCCTCGATATACCACTATTTTCCGTTCTGACTCGGTACAATTTGACACATTCGGGAATGTGTAGCGAACGAACGGCAAACATCTTTGTGGTGTGGTTGCCCTGGTTGACCTCATGGTTGTGGTATCAAGGTGACGCTATCGGGAGTTTATTGAGCTGGGGCGGCGTGCTATTAACATCGGCCGTGGCGTTTCTGCTACCTCTGTATTTGGCGTTGCGTATTTTACAAGCATCGGACCAAAAAGGATCAATCCTTGTCTATGGTTTCGCGATGTCCCGAGATCGACAGATCTGTATCCTCTATGCTTTGGTTGCTGTAGCAGCCGCTGCCGTATTTGCTGCGATTGGTGGACAAATTTTGGTTTCACGAGAAAAGCAACAATATTTGCACTCAGAACTTTACTATAACGGCACTGATTTGGCGCTAACTCTCTTGGGAGCTGAAATTGAGAAATTACTCGGAATCACGGGATAGCCTCCTTAGTTTATAGCGACCATGGAAGGAACAGGGATACTAGAGATATTTGGCAATCTCTTTAAATGATTGATAGACATTTATATATAACTGCTGAATACAGTATGCGTAGTAACCTAAATTTGTATCGATCGAACTTGTTAAACTGACCCTTGGTCCAGTCCCAACCCATTTTCGCTATCTGGTGGTTGAAATCCACATCAACCTCGTTTTCTAGGACATGTCTCTTTTCGTAGCCCATACTTTAGGGCGCTCTGAGCTTCGAATTCTCCTTTCCAATATTCAATCCGATGAGCAGAGCAAACACGCTCTCGAGAAAAGTCCAAAGTGTGAAACAGTGATGGATGCTGCCGAGCGTAGCTTTCCAAATCATCCTGGGCGACCTGAACACAACGTCTCGGTTTGAGTTGAGCCATGGTCCTCTACTTAATCGCACGGACGACAATGCCTTTATTTACAGCTAAAGAATGATAGCAGATTTTCTGATTTCTTTTGTTAGAATTTAAGAAATACTGACGACGGCGGCGCACTCAACGAGAACACGAGGTTTTTCCATAGGCACAAAGACTGCAACTTAGATGCTCTTCTTACTACTACCCCCTTTCCCGCCTTTCCCACTTGTCGGAGAAGGTGTAAAACCGTTTCCTTCAAAGCAATCCTTATAGCTTTTGCTACTCTTGGATTCTCCTCCTTTCCAGTTCTTCGAGCcctttcctttgcctttcACGCTGATACAAAAAGAAGGAGCCGACGAAACGGTAGgaatcgaagaaggtgcagAAGACATAGAGGGAGCGTTTGACACTGTAGGTACTGACGAAGGAACACTAGAAGGATCTTCGCTTGGAGCGTCTGACGGCACTTCCGAGGGCATGTCAGTGGGATCTTCAGATGGGGTAGACGAAGGCTGAGAAGATAGTGATGGTACTGAGGAGGGTTGAGCGGAGATGGTAGGGGCAGGAGAGACTGACGGCGACATGCTTGGACCTTCAGATTTCTTGGAGCTCTTTGAGCTCTTGCTGCTACCCCCCTTTCCACTCTTCCCGCTCTCGTTACCTTTTCCGTTTACACCAGTATTCATACCAAAAGTACCTTGAAGACGTCTATGACCCACGCTACTACCGTTGTCAAAATATGTGTTCCGCAATCTCCGAGATGGTTGCACATCAATCATTGCCTCATCCAAGAACGCGGTCCTTGGTTGGGCAAGAGTAGATGAGCCGACCTCGGTCCCGGCGAcgtcgtttccaaacacCAAAGTACCCATACCGAGGATAAGCATGGCCACAATAGCAGTCTTTTCGGCCTTGGTACACCCATGGGTGGAAGCGAAAGCGATTGACATGGTGATTGCAAAGGATGTATGTGTTGACTTTGAGTAAAAAATTTTCTATTTCTTGTTTGTTGTTAGGATACAATTTTGTGAGTATGTCAGCATCGTGCTCTAACGATGACAAAACCGCTGCGACCGTTGCAATCTTGTTGGGAtgtttttttggtttcattcacagtcggtGTCAGGTTTGCTAGCACACGTATGAAATCACATAATTATTAAAGAGCTAGCTTTTTGTTTTTACTTTGTCGGAAGCGCAAGGGGACTTTTTGTGCGTTGAAACCTGAATATTCGTCCCAAGACTTGTTTTTGGAACTTGCAGCAGGTGTGTGAGCTACTCGAAAACTTCCTCACCAAGCTACCTACTAGCTTTCTTTCCATatgcaaaagcaaagaacaacTTTTGTTTGGCTGTGGGAGAACTGACATACTAGGTGGGTTTAGAGAGCCAGTCACGAAAAATTCTTATGTGATATGTACATGTCGTGTTCTGTCCAAAATATGATTCGACAACCGACCAAATTCTGACTGAGAAGTAGAAGAGAATCCGAGAGTACAGGTATCGACCAAATGCCAATATTTCTCTctcaatttacagttaggtccGGAGTTTGCTATAGCAACTGTAGGCGAAGTATCAACCGGCTATTGAAGCCTGAAGACTGAGCCATACTATTCAGAACAGGGCTTGCAAGTCGGCATAATTGTCTATCAGCGAATTTCCTTGCTTGGGTCCGGACCTTCATGCAAATATTTTGGAATTCCTAGACCCTCTCGATCTAATCTGGGGCGATTCACGATGTAATAGCATTCACCTTGTTTTGTAATCCTGGAATGTATGAGATCAAGGAGCCATTGAATTTGGTGAAGCAATTTTAGTCATGCGCAACAAATAAACTATGAAAAATCGCGCCCTGTTGTTGAATGCTCGAGGTAAGCAGGGGAATGGATTCTTTGCTGTAAAGGCTCTTACCCTAGCCAACAGAAAAGCGCGACTCCTCGACATCCAGATATTTCTATTTGAATTTGAAACGTACAATTTCTCGTACTCGTGTCAGAGACTCTGATGCCTTTCTGTTCTACATTGACAGCGAAACCGGGTAGAATCTCAGGCGCTGCTCTTCTTGCAGGATAAAATGACGAGCCGGTAGCCAATTAGGAAGGCTTTGTGAGTTTCATTTCCCATGGGCTTGGGGCGCATTTAAAATCCTGTTTTCCCCCCGCTGTTGGTTGAACTCGACGGCCGTCATTTCTAGAAACGGATTGCTATTCTTGTTGCGCGGTtccaaattttggaagaaggtGATGAGAGATCCAAGCTGATTTGTGAAGAAGAGTGTTGGTGCTCTAAACATTCTATCGGTGTTCCCAGATTGCAGTGACCGTCGTAGCCCTAGTAAGCGCCAGCAGCCACGTCTGTCTGCTATATACTGGCAAGTAGCGTGTATGCCAAATGTCGATTGGCAATGTTCTTGGTTTCATATGAACACCAGAATTTGTCGTTCGCGATCTatcattaactgtaaacacaTCATCAAGGAGAATGGCCAGATCTACTGAGAGGTCGGCTTGCGCAGTG from Phaeodactylum tricornutum CCAP 1055/1 chromosome 11, complete sequence carries:
- a CDS encoding predicted protein, which produces KSIGYLGSLAIAVNSLAGPAVLQLPFQYQRSGLIPTTICLVFVSILSYFVSLHMANVVSQVPGNHKFKHCIEFSDPFSIFWGPRAFQITQVLFFLCTTCLNVAAIVDTAEVVDSFLGLRFESVGFNAQTLTLQTWSHGPCSRKEVKLGLCDPFGDADVYGDYLLTLGYLLTALVFVPVCLMDLKENTSWQIFGFAVLTATSIYFCATFSTYELSLKHVSLWGSSWKGMLGVILFNFALVLAIPAWLHEKKETVNVNQVIQHSTAMSTGLYICVGILGAFAIPKVNVNMLSPMVSGAFGSGIQIAGSVFAFFIIGLDIPLFSVLTRYNLTHSGMCSERTANIFVVWLPWLTSWLWYQGDAIGSLLSWGGVLLTSAVAFLLPLYLALR
- a CDS encoding predicted protein; its protein translation is MSIAFASTHGCTKAEKTAIVAMLILGMGTLVFGNDVAGTEVGSSTLAQPRTAFLDEAMIDVQPSRRLRNTYFDNGSSVGHRRLQGTFGMNTGVNGKGNESGKSGKGGSSKSSKSSKKSEGPSMSPSVSPAPTISAQPSSVPSLSSQPSSTPSEDPTDMPSEVPSDAPSEDPSSVPSSVPTVSNAPSMSSAPSSIPTVSSAPSFCISVKGKGKGSKNWKGGESKSSKSYKDCFEGNGFTPSPTSGKGGKGGSSKKSI